The region ACTGCGCGCGATCTATGATCTGGTGCGTGACGCCAACGGCAAGTATGGCAGCATCAAGACCAATCAGGATGGCACTACAACTGCCGGCAACGTGTATGACTCGTCCAAGGAACTGATCCTGGGCGGTACTTACACCATCGACAAGCTGAAGATGTATTTGGGCTATGAAAACCTGAAGGCGCCGGATGTCGCTCCTGGTTCGACCGACAAGGTCAATCACTACTGGATCGGCGCCAACTACCAGCTCTCGCCTGCGCTGACGCTGATCGGTTCGGTCTTCCACGTGAACGCCAACAACAACGGCGGTTCGGCCAACCTGTTCATGGCAGGCCTGAACTACAACCTGTCCAAGCGCACCCTGCTGTACGTTGGCGCCGGCACTGTCCGCAACAGCGGCGCAGGCACCTTCTCGCTGGAAGCCGACGAAGCCGGTGCGCCGCTGGCGGGCCAAAGCCAGACTGGCGGCTATTTCGGCATTGCCCACTCGTTCTGATCGTATGAGGATCCGATCGTAACGAGCGGCAGAGCGCAGTAAAAACGCAGCAGCGGAAGGAGGCAAGCCACGGCTTGCCTCTTTTCGTTTAAAGTTTCAAGTCTCATTTCGGATTTCACCATCGAATTTCATACCCGGAAATCGGCGGCAGGATTTCCCATCACGGAGCAGACATCCCATGCAAGCAAGCCTGATCGTTGACGGCAAACATGAACTCGGCGAATGCGCGATCTGGTGCGACAGGACGCAATCGATATTCTGGACCGACATCCAGGGAGCCACGCTGTGGAATCACAACCCGGCCAACGGCGCCACCCGCAGCTGGCCCATGCCGGAACGTCTGTCGGTGTTCGCACTGACGGCACAAACCGACCGGCTGCTGATCGGCCTGGCGTCCCGGCTGGCGTTCTTCAACCTGGACAGCGGCGAGATCACGACGATCCGCTCGGTGGAACAAGACCTGCCGACCACGCGCCTGAACGATGGCCGTTGCGATCGCCAGGGGCGTTTCGTGTTCGGCACCCTTAATGAGGACAAGGGGCGTGCGCCGATCGGCAGTTTCTACCGGCTCAACACCGACCTCAGCTTCGAGCGCTTGCCGTTGCCGGGCGTGGCGATTTCCAACAGCATCTGTTTCAGCCCGGACGGAACGCGCATGTATTTTTGCGACACCATGCAGGACAAGATCATGTCGTGCGACTACGATCCTGTCAGTGGCGCAGTCGGCGCATACAGCCTGTTCGTCGATCTCGCGGGCGAGAAGGGTGGGCCCGACGGCTCCGCGATCGACAGCCAGGGTTATCTGTGGAATGCGCAATGGGGCGGAGCGCGCGTGGTGCGCTACGCGCCCGACGGCCTGGTTGACCGTATCGTCGCCGTGCCGGTATCCCAGCCGAGTTGCCCTGCGTTCGGCGGCGCCAATCTCGACACCCTGTTCGTGACGACCGCGCATGAGGGCATGGATGAGGCGGCAAGGACGCGCGAGCCGACGGCCGGCGGCTTGTTCGCGGTGACGCTGGATGGTGTGCGGGGATTGCCGGAAGTGCGTTTCGGCGGCTAGAGAAAAAATCCGAAAATAAAAAAAGCCCGGTAAGACTTACCGGGCTTTTTTATCAGCGTTGCGTTTGTGCTTGCAGTTCGGCTTGCACCTGCCGGATCACGTCGCTCCAGTCGCCGGCCTTGCTCTGGCGGAAAATCCGCATGCTTGGATACCAGGGCGAGTCGTTGCGTTCGAGCAGCCAGCGCCAGTCGGGGTTGTAGCGATTGAGCAGCCATACCGGCTTGCCCAGCGCGCCGGCGAGGTGAGCGACGGCGGTGTCGACCGAAATCACCAGGTCGAGGTTGTCGATCAGCGCGGCGGTGTCGGAGAAGTCGCGCAACTCGCGGGAGTAATCGGCAACGCGCTTGCCGTCGCCATGCACGCGCAATTGCATGAGTGCTTCCTCGCCGACCTGCAGCGCGGAATAGTCGACGGCGTCGTTTTGCAGCAGCGGCGACAAGGCCGCGAACGGTACCGAACGCACCGCATCGAGGCGTTTGCTTGCCGGGCTGTTGGCGCGCGGATTGCTGCCCGCCCAGACCAGGCCGACGCGCGGCTTGTGCTTGTCTCCCAGCCGCACTCGCCAGCCTTCCGATTTGACCGGATCGGCGGCCAGGTATGTCTGGTTCGGGATGTCCGACAGCGCAAATGTTTCGAGCGCCAGCGGCAGGCTCATCAGCGGGCAATGCAGGTCGAATGGCGGCGGCTGCTCTCCGGTCGCCAACAGAAAGGCGACGCCCTTGACCTTCGCCAGCAGCGGCTTCAAAGCCGGTTGCACCTGCAGGATCACGCGCGCGCCGCGTTCCGCCAGCAACGGGACGTAGCGCACGAATTGCAGCGTGTCGCCAAAACCCTGTTCGGAATGCACCAGGATGGTTTTCCCCAGCAGCGATTCCTGGCCCAGCCACAGCGGCTGGCTGAAATAGCGCTGGGTCTTGCGCATCTGTTCGGTTTGCCAGCGTTGTTCGTACTGGCGCCAGCCGGTTTCGAGATTGCCCAGTTTCAGGTTGGCGAGGGCGGTGTTCCAGCGCGCCGACTGGAAGTTCGGATTGTTCTGCGGCACCCGGCCGTAGGCTTGGATCGC is a window of Herbaspirillum hiltneri N3 DNA encoding:
- a CDS encoding SMP-30/gluconolactonase/LRE family protein; its protein translation is MQASLIVDGKHELGECAIWCDRTQSIFWTDIQGATLWNHNPANGATRSWPMPERLSVFALTAQTDRLLIGLASRLAFFNLDSGEITTIRSVEQDLPTTRLNDGRCDRQGRFVFGTLNEDKGRAPIGSFYRLNTDLSFERLPLPGVAISNSICFSPDGTRMYFCDTMQDKIMSCDYDPVSGAVGAYSLFVDLAGEKGGPDGSAIDSQGYLWNAQWGGARVVRYAPDGLVDRIVAVPVSQPSCPAFGGANLDTLFVTTAHEGMDEAARTREPTAGGLFAVTLDGVRGLPEVRFGG
- a CDS encoding tetratricopeptide repeat protein, which produces MRPNQNPAAAAVQIQQAVALHQSGELDKAEALYTKVLSKFPRHFQALYLLGMLELHRKNHKEALELIDAALKINPTHIDALFDRATILEDTERYTEALRAYDLVLALKSDFTEALYRRGNVLRAMKRHMEALDCYKRVLAVKPDHAQAWLKQGNSLNDLGRLREALTCYEKAVEAAPEYPEALFNLANTLKEFDRLDEAMATYDKVLKIEPDFSEAIANRAFLLVGQNRLEEALAAYDHALQLMPDSTEALYNRAATLEELQRYDEAIQAYGRVPQNNPNFQSARWNTALANLKLGNLETGWRQYEQRWQTEQMRKTQRYFSQPLWLGQESLLGKTILVHSEQGFGDTLQFVRYVPLLAERGARVILQVQPALKPLLAKVKGVAFLLATGEQPPPFDLHCPLMSLPLALETFALSDIPNQTYLAADPVKSEGWRVRLGDKHKPRVGLVWAGSNPRANSPASKRLDAVRSVPFAALSPLLQNDAVDYSALQVGEEALMQLRVHGDGKRVADYSRELRDFSDTAALIDNLDLVISVDTAVAHLAGALGKPVWLLNRYNPDWRWLLERNDSPWYPSMRIFRQSKAGDWSDVIRQVQAELQAQTQR